The proteins below are encoded in one region of Paraflavitalea devenefica:
- a CDS encoding AraC family transcriptional regulator yields MNISIKYPAVKALQELGLYYIFSTQKASENFHYQSLPATNLCLSVYKANTISTQLSRTENHCFIQAGSKVHSRLWGFHKKPFDVVVEGEMDQVSVIIQAGGLRRFTRIPYAELMPETDVMGILFGRLGSELTARLFSTDRLADRVQLLDQFLLNALQDSNGQHPIDRFLLHLGAQSPYSRVVSLAATENKDTSTLYRHFKQYVGQSPKEYLKVVRFRKALRALQQKNYLSLTHLAHDLGYYDQSHFIRDFTLFADYNPGLIPKIATVIQEELILIPRG; encoded by the coding sequence ATGAACATTTCCATCAAGTACCCGGCCGTCAAAGCACTACAGGAACTGGGCCTGTACTATATATTTTCTACACAAAAAGCTTCCGAAAACTTCCACTACCAATCATTACCCGCCACCAATCTCTGCTTATCTGTTTATAAGGCCAACACGATCTCAACGCAGCTCTCCCGCACCGAAAATCATTGCTTCATACAGGCCGGCAGCAAAGTGCATAGCCGGCTCTGGGGTTTTCACAAGAAGCCGTTTGATGTGGTCGTTGAGGGCGAAATGGACCAGGTATCGGTGATCATCCAGGCCGGTGGGCTCCGGCGTTTTACCCGCATACCCTATGCGGAACTGATGCCCGAAACCGATGTAATGGGGATACTGTTCGGACGTTTGGGCAGCGAGCTCACAGCCAGGCTTTTTTCCACGGACCGGCTGGCCGACCGCGTTCAATTATTGGACCAGTTTCTTTTGAACGCCCTGCAGGATAGCAATGGGCAGCACCCCATAGATCGTTTTTTGTTGCACCTCGGTGCGCAAAGCCCCTACTCCCGTGTAGTGTCGTTGGCCGCAACGGAAAACAAAGACACGTCAACGCTGTACCGGCATTTTAAACAGTATGTAGGCCAGTCACCCAAAGAATACCTGAAGGTGGTCAGGTTCCGGAAAGCGCTGCGCGCGTTGCAGCAAAAAAACTATCTAAGCCTTACCCACCTGGCGCACGATCTGGGCTATTACGATCAATCTCATTTTATCAGGGATTTTACGCTATTCGCCGATTACAACCCGGGCCTGATCCCTAAGATCGCCACCGTCATCCAGGAAGAATTGATCCTGATCCCCCGCGGGTAA
- a CDS encoding DUF4932 domain-containing protein, producing MNYFRKLMPMICCLAFSLQAFSNPGPRERFKSFRLEYGGVAFSVDPRIELYQAVVLASGMPLTNYVDIDYKVKVDQEMSKYKAHPLFSFSQRQLKTGNLFNTIDGPIWFILHLTNNFDWRTDLTYERRNDTKIDSFRLLLKQFVEETGYIRFFNSNEAFYTICLNNLQFNLEDFKEKERVLNYYGVKQQEQVQFNLILNFFGWGNFGPRLRTSKGRELYAVIAPQKSYIRIPTFDHARLYNLIWHEFGHSFANPAAEKQPYADQLQALSHLHEPIKESMRAQAYAEWSAVVKEHLTEAVACRLAAQKFGEAFAEQNYVRIDKGRKWIYLYPMLEALKEYEANRATYPTLEDFMPRIVECLRKVTPADIAQWLAAVEAIRKPDVGKMPQIGDIFSKDSVLIILSSHESDTAADARLKTFIKGFIGRIPELSRGTTITDAEAKNYDLSLYHLFVVGTPSGNAVMEKVLPQLPVQLSEQGVIGEKMYAGKGYALLAGWVNPWNTQKVMTVITALHPDDLLNFNRAPFGGSNYHILKNLITYKTGDYKRSGLIWMCE from the coding sequence ATGAATTACTTCAGGAAGCTGATGCCCATGATATGTTGTTTGGCTTTTTCCTTACAGGCATTTTCGAACCCAGGTCCGCGGGAACGATTCAAATCATTCAGGCTCGAGTATGGCGGCGTTGCCTTTAGTGTCGATCCGCGTATTGAGTTGTACCAGGCCGTAGTCCTTGCCTCGGGCATGCCGCTTACCAATTATGTGGATATAGACTATAAGGTGAAGGTCGATCAGGAGATGTCCAAATACAAAGCCCATCCCCTGTTCAGTTTTTCGCAACGCCAGCTTAAAACCGGCAACCTCTTCAATACGATCGACGGGCCCATCTGGTTCATATTACATCTCACGAATAATTTTGACTGGCGAACCGACCTTACTTATGAGCGGCGCAATGATACTAAGATCGATTCCTTTCGCTTGTTGTTAAAGCAATTTGTCGAAGAGACGGGCTATATCCGTTTTTTCAACAGCAATGAAGCGTTTTATACTATCTGCCTCAACAACCTGCAATTTAACCTGGAGGATTTCAAAGAAAAGGAACGGGTGCTCAACTATTATGGGGTAAAGCAACAAGAGCAGGTGCAATTCAACCTGATCCTGAATTTCTTTGGATGGGGCAATTTCGGTCCCAGGCTGCGTACTTCCAAAGGAAGGGAATTGTATGCAGTGATCGCACCACAGAAGAGTTACATACGTATACCTACCTTCGACCATGCCAGGCTGTACAACCTCATCTGGCACGAGTTTGGGCATTCCTTTGCCAATCCGGCTGCGGAGAAGCAGCCTTATGCCGACCAGTTGCAGGCCCTGTCGCATTTGCATGAACCGATAAAAGAATCGATGCGTGCACAAGCGTATGCAGAATGGAGTGCTGTAGTAAAAGAGCATTTAACGGAGGCCGTAGCTTGCCGGCTTGCTGCACAAAAGTTTGGCGAAGCCTTTGCCGAGCAGAATTATGTCAGGATCGACAAGGGACGAAAGTGGATCTATTTGTATCCCATGCTGGAGGCCTTGAAGGAATACGAAGCGAACCGGGCCACCTATCCTACCCTGGAAGATTTTATGCCACGTATCGTGGAATGCCTCCGGAAAGTGACGCCCGCCGATATCGCCCAGTGGCTGGCAGCGGTAGAAGCCATCCGTAAGCCTGATGTCGGCAAGATGCCGCAGATTGGCGACATATTCAGTAAGGACAGCGTATTGATCATTCTTTCTTCCCATGAAAGCGATACGGCCGCAGACGCCCGGCTCAAAACATTTATAAAAGGCTTCATCGGAAGGATCCCTGAACTGTCCAGGGGTACCACGATTACTGACGCCGAAGCAAAAAATTATGATCTGAGCCTGTACCATCTTTTTGTAGTGGGTACACCTTCCGGCAATGCTGTTATGGAAAAGGTATTACCGCAATTACCCGTTCAGCTCAGCGAACAGGGTGTCATCGGCGAAAAAATGTATGCCGGTAAGGGCTATGCCCTCCTCGCCGGCTGGGTGAACCCCTGGAACACCCAAAAGGTGATGACGGTGATAACGGCTTTGCACCCCGATGACCTGCTGAATTTCAACCGCGCGCCCTTTGGTGGATCGAACTATCATATCCTCAAAAATCTCATCACCTACAAAACAGGCGACTATAAACGGAGTGGGCTGATCTGGATGTGTGAGTAG
- a CDS encoding Fic family protein produces the protein MIRYNWQQKDWPNFSYSLEAVEDELFIFSEKTGHITGILKALPEEMQLEAIIDMMVTEAIKTSEIEGEYLSRKDVLSSIRKNLGLVSSSEYIKDRKAAGIGELMIDVRNTYQEELTQEKLFAWHKMLLPVSEGMEVGTWRTHEEPMQVISGAMGKQKVHYEAPPSARVPKEMEQFITWFNETAPGGRKEIKKAPVRSAIAHLYFETIHPFEDGNGRIGRAIAEKALSQGIGRPVLLSLSRTIEANKKAYYDALQEAQGSNEITAWIHYFIKTTLDAQTEAEEQIDFTLRKVKFFDRFRNRLNNRQFTVTKRMLEEGPKGFEGGMNASKYGSIAKVSKATATRDLQELLEIGAFVLFGESGGRSTKYKVNL, from the coding sequence ATGATACGCTATAATTGGCAACAAAAAGACTGGCCTAACTTTTCCTACAGCCTCGAAGCAGTTGAGGATGAACTCTTTATATTTTCTGAAAAAACAGGCCATATCACGGGTATACTAAAGGCTTTGCCAGAAGAAATGCAGCTGGAGGCCATTATTGACATGATGGTAACAGAAGCAATCAAAACTTCAGAAATAGAAGGCGAATACCTGAGCCGCAAAGATGTTCTTTCTTCTATCAGAAAAAACTTGGGCCTGGTGAGCAGCTCTGAATATATCAAGGATAGAAAAGCCGCAGGGATTGGAGAGCTTATGATTGATGTGCGTAATACCTATCAGGAAGAACTCACGCAAGAAAAGTTATTCGCCTGGCACAAGATGCTATTGCCTGTGAGTGAAGGAATGGAAGTAGGCACATGGCGTACGCACGAAGAACCCATGCAAGTTATTTCCGGGGCAATGGGTAAGCAAAAAGTCCATTACGAAGCGCCGCCTTCGGCACGCGTGCCAAAAGAAATGGAACAATTTATCACCTGGTTCAATGAAACCGCACCGGGTGGCAGGAAAGAAATCAAAAAAGCACCTGTACGTTCAGCTATTGCACATTTGTATTTTGAAACTATTCACCCGTTTGAAGATGGCAATGGCCGTATTGGCCGGGCCATTGCGGAGAAGGCTTTATCACAAGGTATAGGTCGCCCGGTCCTTCTCAGCTTGTCCCGCACAATAGAGGCAAACAAAAAGGCTTATTACGATGCCCTTCAGGAAGCGCAAGGGTCTAATGAGATCACAGCATGGATACATTACTTTATAAAGACCACACTGGATGCGCAGACAGAGGCAGAAGAACAAATTGATTTTACGCTAAGAAAAGTGAAGTTTTTTGATCGCTTCAGGAACCGGCTTAATAACCGGCAGTTTACGGTCACTAAAAGGATGCTGGAAGAAGGGCCAAAAGGCTTTGAAGGCGGTATGAATGCCAGTAAATACGGGTCTATTGCAAAAGTCTCCAAAGCAACAGCTACAAGGGATTTGCAAGAGCTTCTTGAAATAGGCGCTTTTGTACTGTTTGGAGAAAGCGGAGGCCGCAGTACCAAATACAAGGTCAATCTTTAA
- a CDS encoding Gfo/Idh/MocA family protein codes for MSEKIKAKNSRRDFIRNTAVAAAGFMIVPRHVLGGKGFLAPSDRLLVAGIGIGGKGETDISSIYKSGKADIAYLCDVDDRRAAATRKAFPQAKYYKDWRELLEKEGKHFDAVSVSTPDHNHAVQALAAMQLGKHVYVQKPLTHDIYEARVLTDAAKRYKVVTQMGNQGASGDGVRQLREWYDAGLIGHVHTVYAWTNRPVWPQGIQWPQTKAPVPQELDWDLWLGTAPYTEYVDKLVPFNWRGWWDYGTGALGDMGCHLLEAPFRMLNLGYATDVECSVGSVYVDEFKRGYFPESCPPSSHVTLTFPKTDKTKGPVKVHWMDGGIRPERPDELAPGELFGDGGNGTLYIGTKGKMMTGTYGANPRLLPLSRNEQVQVKQKLERVPNGAEGHYAQWVEACLAGPGKKEVSSPFEIAGPLTEALLMANLAIRGAGIRVPKANGKGFDYPGSNITLLWDSQNMRVTNFDEVNQFVKRQYRQGWSLGV; via the coding sequence ATGTCTGAAAAAATAAAAGCAAAAAACTCCAGAAGGGATTTTATCAGGAATACTGCTGTGGCGGCTGCCGGTTTTATGATCGTACCACGGCATGTGCTGGGCGGGAAAGGTTTCCTGGCGCCCAGTGACCGCCTGCTGGTGGCCGGTATTGGTATTGGCGGGAAAGGGGAGACGGATATAAGCAGTATTTATAAAAGCGGCAAAGCAGACATTGCTTATTTGTGCGATGTAGATGACCGCCGGGCTGCTGCTACCCGAAAGGCCTTCCCCCAGGCAAAGTATTATAAAGACTGGCGGGAGCTATTGGAGAAGGAGGGCAAGCATTTTGATGCCGTATCAGTTTCTACGCCCGATCATAACCACGCTGTGCAGGCCCTGGCTGCGATGCAGTTGGGGAAGCACGTATATGTGCAGAAGCCATTGACGCATGATATCTATGAAGCCCGTGTGCTTACGGATGCAGCGAAGCGGTATAAGGTAGTTACGCAAATGGGCAACCAGGGTGCCTCCGGGGATGGTGTGCGTCAGCTCCGGGAATGGTATGATGCCGGTTTGATTGGTCACGTGCATACCGTGTATGCCTGGACAAACCGTCCTGTGTGGCCGCAAGGCATTCAATGGCCGCAAACCAAAGCGCCTGTTCCGCAGGAGCTTGACTGGGATCTGTGGTTGGGAACAGCGCCTTATACGGAGTATGTAGATAAGCTGGTGCCTTTCAACTGGCGTGGCTGGTGGGACTATGGTACCGGGGCCCTCGGCGATATGGGTTGCCACCTGCTGGAAGCTCCGTTCCGTATGCTGAACCTGGGTTATGCTACCGATGTGGAGTGTAGCGTTGGTAGCGTTTATGTGGACGAATTTAAACGCGGGTACTTTCCCGAAAGCTGTCCCCCTTCCAGTCATGTTACCTTAACCTTCCCCAAAACAGATAAAACGAAAGGGCCGGTTAAAGTTCATTGGATGGATGGTGGTATCCGGCCTGAACGTCCGGATGAACTGGCGCCCGGTGAATTGTTTGGCGATGGCGGCAACGGTACTTTGTATATCGGCACAAAAGGTAAAATGATGACCGGTACCTACGGGGCCAATCCCCGCTTGTTGCCTTTATCAAGAAACGAACAGGTGCAGGTGAAGCAAAAATTGGAACGTGTTCCCAACGGTGCTGAAGGGCACTATGCCCAATGGGTGGAGGCTTGCCTGGCAGGGCCTGGAAAGAAGGAGGTAAGTTCTCCTTTTGAAATAGCCGGTCCGCTGACGGAAGCGCTTTTGATGGCCAACCTGGCCATCCGTGGCGCTGGTATCCGCGTGCCCAAAGCCAATGGAAAAGGATTCGATTACCCGGGCAGTAACATCACACTGTTGTGGGATAGCCAAAACATGCGGGTGACGAACTTCGATGAAGTGAACCAGTTTGTGAAACGGCAATACCGTCAAGGATGGTCGCTGGGTGTATGA
- a CDS encoding 3-keto-disaccharide hydrolase gives MQKITVLSMGIMLFTATAFLPPKGKWEVLFDGTSTTHWRGYKKDYLPPEWIIENGTLTLTKKGGGYIVTKEEYEDFELKLDWKISEAGNSGVLFHVSEDAAYKTVYETGPECQILDDERHPDAVKGLEGTHKAGANYDLQPPLVAAVKPAGEWNRFVLKVQHGHVQHWLNGKKVQDYQLGSTAWKQLVAKSKFAAMPGYGQFKSGHIALQDHGNRVWFRNIKIRRL, from the coding sequence ATGCAAAAAATAACCGTGTTAAGCATGGGTATAATGCTGTTTACAGCTACTGCATTCCTCCCCCCAAAAGGTAAGTGGGAAGTATTGTTCGATGGTACTTCCACAACACATTGGCGTGGATATAAGAAAGATTATCTGCCCCCTGAATGGATCATCGAAAATGGTACCCTCACTTTAACAAAGAAGGGTGGTGGTTATATCGTCACCAAAGAGGAGTATGAGGATTTTGAATTAAAGCTCGACTGGAAGATATCCGAAGCAGGTAACAGTGGTGTGCTCTTTCATGTATCGGAAGATGCTGCCTATAAAACTGTGTATGAAACAGGACCTGAGTGCCAGATACTGGATGATGAAAGACATCCTGATGCGGTAAAAGGGCTGGAGGGTACCCATAAGGCAGGGGCCAACTACGATCTGCAACCACCGCTTGTTGCTGCCGTAAAACCAGCGGGTGAATGGAACAGGTTTGTTCTAAAAGTGCAGCATGGCCATGTGCAACACTGGCTGAATGGTAAGAAGGTGCAGGATTATCAATTGGGAAGCACTGCGTGGAAACAACTGGTAGCAAAAAGCAAATTCGCTGCCATGCCTGGTTACGGACAATTCAAGTCAGGTCATATTGCTTTGCAAGACCATGGCAACAGGGTATGGTTCAGAAATATTAAGATCAGAAGATTATAA